Part of the Triticum aestivum cultivar Chinese Spring chromosome 4D, IWGSC CS RefSeq v2.1, whole genome shotgun sequence genome is shown below.
AGCCCTCTTGCAACACCGAAGATGATGTCCATCCTAGTTCTCCAGCTCAAGTCAGCGCGCTTCCTTGGATCTGTTGGCAAATTTACACAATTGAATTTCTcatcataaatggtagtaactgGTATACTGCAGTTAGCCAGACACGTCATACATACCAAAAATGAAAGTGTCCAAGCTCTTGTTGCTCATGTACTCATAGACCAATATCCTCTCGGAGCAGTGGATGCAGCAACCGAGCAGGCGTACGAGGTTACGGTGTTGCAGCTTGGCGATCAGGTCCACCTCATTCTTGAACTCCTTCAGACCTTGCACACTGTTTCCTGCTGATAGCTTCTTCACCGCGACTTCCTGGCCATCTTCCATTTGACCCTGAGAAAGAAAATTCAGGTAATCAATGAGACATTTGTCATACAAGTACAACATGGCGAGCACTATCCGCATGTTGTCCATACGAGCATAGGAAATTTTCAGTCTGATTTCACATGGATTTTACAAGCATTATCACCTTGTAAACAATGCCGAAGCCGCCGCGCCCTATTTCATTTTTGGGGCAGAATCCGTCGGTGGCGTCTCTAAGGGTTTCGAGATGGTACGTCGGACACTCGCCTCTCACCATGTCATCAAAGTTGGTAACTAAAAAATGGAGAAGGAAGCAACAATACATGAGCAGCTGATAGAGCAAGTAGTAGTTTCAGGCTATCCTCCTGAAACAAACTCACCAAGGAAGGCAACTCACCTTGCTTACTGCGCTGCCGGATCTTTCTCCAGATCACGAGGCCAAGCGATAGCAGAAGCAATGCAAATGCTGTTATCACCGCGGCGATGATCACGACGAGCTTGCTGGTCTTGGTTGTCTCTGAAATTAAGATGCATGTCCAGTGTAAAGGCACGAAAATTGTGTACTCCTTAAGCCATTATTATACTAGTATAAGGTGCATCGTAATGTGTGAGCTTGGCATCTTTGTCATGGCATAAGATTGACAAGGTCCTTATCTCCTGGCACTGAAAATATCATTCTGTTAATGAACAAAAAGTCTGATTTCTTGACTTCAACCAAAAGTTACAACATGAATTGTTTTTGTGTAACTGGTAACTTAAAAAGTCTGATTTTATGACTGCAATCGAAAGTTACAGCGTGAATTGTTTCTGTCTAATTGGCAACTCAAAAAGTCTAATTTCATGACTTCAATTGAAAGTTACAACATAATTTTTTTTGTCTAATCGGTACTGAAGTAAGCTAAAGGAGTTATAATATCTCTACTCCTACCATTTCACGACGATGGTGTGTTTGTCATCTGTTATTTCTGACCAACCTATTTGCATGTAATGTATGTGAAAAAAGTCGTGTCATTTTCGTAAAAGGACCCCTACCATTCTACTGCACATTTTCGTAAAGAGAGAGTAGAGTGTTTAATTACCTAGATGAAGGTCAGACATTGCCAGCCTGACGAATAAATCCTGGCCGTCGTCGACGAAGCGCGTGTCCATCAGCTCGCCGAACCACTGTATGCACCCGGTCCCGCCACCTCGAATGTCCGACGCGGCGTACGCCGTGCAAGAGCAGTTGGACGAGCACCTCCGGCCGCACTCCGCGAGCGATGCGCCGGCGTCCACGCTGCTGCCATGCGTCTCCGGCAGTTTCACGCCGCGCAGGGTGTAgaacccgtcgccgcccccgcacTGCAGCACCGTGCTGCGGGCGCACCCGCCGGACGCGTTCCGCATGCGCCACTCCGCCGGCGAACTCGGGATGAAACCCTTGATGCAGCCGCACATGACGGCGCCGACCGCGTTGCACACGCCGAACGGGCCACACGCGCCGTAGATGTCGCACTGGTCCCTCGGCCCTGACCAGAAGACCCGCCACAACGCGCCGTCCCAGACCATGCGCTGCATCGCGCCGGACTCGTTCAGGACGAGGCGGGACACCGGAGAGCCGACGCGGTCGCGGTACACGAAGGAGACCTCGTCGGCGGTGTGGGTGAACCGGAACTCTACCAGGTCCTCGAAGGTGGTCATGTCCGGGCAGCCGCTGAACCGCAGCCCGTTCCACGGGCCCGTCCGGTACCTCTTGCTTCCATTCCTCCAGACGTGCAGCTCCGGCGAGCCCCGAGTGTCCATCACGTACCGGAAGTCGCCGGGCGACGGGTCGTCGGCGCTGCGCCACGACGAGGCGGACCACACGACGCCCGTCCGGAGGTCCTGCCCGGCCCGCGACCCGGAGAGGAACGTGTTGGTCGGGTGGTCGAAGCTTTGCCACACCGCGACGTCGGCCGCGTCCGCGAGCACCAGGTTGCCGTCGTCGCGGAGCTgcgccaccgacgccgccgccgAGGAGGAGCTGGACGAGGACCAGATGGTTTCGTTATTGCTCGCGGCGTCGAGGAGCACGAGGTCCCCTCGGCCGCTGAGCGCGACTATGCCGGAGGACGAGGCGTTGAGCGGGCGATCGCGGTTGGCGACCCAGACGACGCCGGCCGGGGAGGCAGTGAGCCATATGCCGAGAAACCACCTGGTGTTGTTGGCGACGGAGAAGAGGCCGAGTTGGAAGACGCCGCCCGGCGAGGCCAGCCTCTGGTCGCCGCCGATGGCCGTCCCCTGCGTCAAGGTGCTGTCGGCGACGGCCGAGGATGTGAGAAGCAGCACAGACAGAAAAGCGAGCGGGAGCCGGTGGCGCCTCTGGCTCGGCCTCATGGTCTTGCGCGCGTCGTAGCTTCGCCGAGAGTAGAGGAATGTAGCAATCAACAAGTCGCTCAGCACTGAACCTTGGTGATATCGTGATTTGACCATTTCACGCTGGAACTGGTCCGGCTGCCAGGTGTACGCTGAACCTTGGGCCAACTCCAACGCCAGACGCGAGCCAACCTGTGGTTGAATGATTAGAGGGATCAGGGTTCAAGTCTtcgtgctcgcattatttctggatttattttaggattttcggcgatgcgcttttCGTGAGAGGAGACGTCcctgtcgacgacgaggcgcctacggtgactttatAAATTTAAAGAtgacatgccggctcagtctctcggaggtgctaaTAGTGGTAGAGTGTGCCTATGTGCATTCATAGAGATgcgtgtatgcgcgtatgtatgagcgcttgcgtctgtattgGTGTTAAAAACAAAACTCCAACGCCCGACGGTAAATGAACATCCGTTTTGTCTGGTTCGTTTGCGGGGGTAAAACGGACATGAGTGTCCGTTTGCGGTCGTCCGCCGGTCATCGCACCCAACGACCCGACACATTTGACAAAAGCATCCGGATTTAAACTTAAATTCAAATCTAAAAAAGACATAATAAAGCAACTAAATTTAAAATGATGACTATATATTACGTTCAATGCACGGCCGAACGGTTCACATGCATTAAACTTAAAACATTAAAAAAAATGAACTTAAACTCCAAAAGAAACCCTAGAATGGCCGTTGCCGCCATCCTGACTGCCGTGTTCACTGGATGCCGTCGTCGCCGTCTCCTTCGCCCGTGCTAAGGTCGATGAAAGGAGGCGACTACCATAGATGGGCTGGTGGCGCCTACGGCGGCTACACTCCAACGGGGCGTTAGTGGCACGCGGGGCGGTGACCATGTATCAGCACCAACCCACACGACCGGCGTTGACACCAACTCCGGCGTACACAGCACGATCGAAGTCCACATTCTCGACTGGCCACCGCCGCCGTGTTCCACCGCGGCTCCGCGTCGTCCGACTCCTCCATCCCCTCGAGCTTCGGGATGGTGAcgtcaccggcggctgacagtgCCATCTGAACCTAAAGGTCGTCCCACTGCTCCCGTTGGCTCCGCTCGTACTCCCTCTCGAGTCCTCGAGCACCTTCCTCATTGGCTCCTCCTCTTCGGCCGTCATCGGTTGATGTGGTCGTAATGGGGGTAGCGAGGGCGCCTGCGCGCACGGGGAGGGTTGGGAGGACGCTTACGAGGTGTGCACTGGTGACGGGCTATGAGCACGGCCGCCACACGTAGTTCTCATCCCGGAACGAGGTATCCCAAAGGGGCGAGTCCACGTCGTACCTTCAGTCGTCGACGAGATGTGCCGGGAGCTAACGTCGTCGGCGATTGATCTCCAAGAGCCGGGCGCGGGCGCTCGTCGGGACCAGTGGCGAAGCCAGGATTGAAGCAAACCCCGGGCCCATTTCCCCCTCAAAACATAGATGAATCTTGAGTTATAAGTACCCA
Proteins encoded:
- the LOC123096569 gene encoding receptor-like serine/threonine-protein kinase SD1-8, with the protein product MALSAAGDVTIPKLEGMEESDDAEPRWNTAAVASRECGLRSCCVGSRLALELAQGSAYTWQPDQFQREMVKSRYHQGSVLSDLLIATFLYSRRSYDARKTMRPSQRRHRLPLAFLSVLLLTSSAVADSTLTQGTAIGGDQRLASPGGVFQLGLFSVANNTRWFLGIWLTASPAGVVWVANRDRPLNASSSGIVALSGRGDLVLLDAASNNETIWSSSSSSSAAASVAQLRDDGNLVLADAADVAVWQSFDHPTNTFLSGSRAGQDLRTGVVWSASSWRSADDPSPGDFRYVMDTRGSPELHVWRNGSKRYRTGPWNGLRFSGCPDMTTFEDLVEFRFTHTADEVSFVYRDRVGSPVSRLVLNESGAMQRMVWDGALWRVFWSGPRDQCDIYGACGPFGVCNAVGAVMCGCIKGFIPSSPAEWRMRNASGGCARSTVLQCGGGDGFYTLRGVKLPETHGSSVDAGASLAECGRRCSSNCSCTAYAASDIRGGGTGCIQWFGELMDTRFVDDGQDLFVRLAMSDLHLETTKTSKLVVIIAAVITAFALLLLSLGLVIWRKIRQRSKQVTNFDDMVRGECPTYHLETLRDATDGFCPKNEIGRGGFGIVYKGQMEDGQEVAVKKLSAGNSVQGLKEFKNEVDLIAKLQHRNLVRLLGCCIHCSERILVYEYMSNKSLDTFIFDPRKRADLSWRTRMDIIFGVARGLLYLHQDSRHTMIHRDLKAANVLLDQEMVAKISDFGIAKLFSSIGDHQVTERIVGTYGYMSPEYAMDGMVSFMQDVYSFGVLLLEIISGRRNQRSFNLIAHAWGLFEENKSLELLDPAVRDGCSPRELEQATTCIQVGLLCVQESPSQRPQMAAIIPMLSHQQAPGRPLRPVVCMPVSSLVDLLGVQEDTSGNAELTITNLEGR